TCTTCAAGGCCCTTTGCCTCTTCGTGGATTTCCCTGACTATCTTCTGGGCGAGTTCCCTGTCCCTGAACTTTTCGAGCATTTCAATACCTCCGCGGGAGTTCTTCGCCCTGGGTTATTCTAAAGACTTCGTCCCATGCTTCGAGTATCTCCTTAGCGCGCTCCTCGTCCAGCTTCTCTATTGCGAAGCCCGTATGCACAATCACGTAATCGCCAACTTCGACATCAGGAAGCAGGTCAAGGCGCGCTTCCCTCTTTACGCCTCCGAAATCAACAATCGCAACGTTTCCGTTGATCTCAACGACCTTAGCTGGAACTGCCAGACACATCTCTCTCACCTGTTTTAGGTTTGCCTGGAGCTTTTTAAATGTTGCATAAAAAAGAATTTCATATAATCTCAACTACAGGGATAAACTCTCCAG
This genomic window from Thermococcus sp. LS1 contains:
- a CDS encoding HypC/HybG/HupF family hydrogenase formation chaperone, with the translated sequence MCLAVPAKVVEINGNVAIVDFGGVKREARLDLLPDVEVGDYVIVHTGFAIEKLDEERAKEILEAWDEVFRITQGEELPRRY